The genomic stretch ccagttgacttttctggttaacctccttgaaccaacttgcaaacttgaagttattttgctctttggggctcatggagaatcatatatgcttaAGATGATGTTTAATGAAGTGTCCCATGATatattttatcaattgttgaagaaacttgctgaggaagaCACACAAGATACCTAAATGAACTAGGGCTTCCTTaacaaacaagcttcaaactcttgatgaattcttgatcaaaataaaaaataaggaacatggagatccatatatgatgcttagaactCAAGTAGACCATTGATTGCTTGATTCCTTGCAccgagggtctcaaaccctagttgtgagcttgatgaggcacaagtgggcatacacactacctacaaaagaaaaacaaagccacactagacatatttttggtattttggttagtaaaaaaagaaaaaataaagtaCGATACAATCAcatatgcttggtgatctctcctgatgtaaacccaatgaatgaggggtgaaGAGGAAACCAAaatgtgatcccaatgctaatgccAAGTTATGAGATggcataagggatcttaggggtcaaaattagggtcttacagtatcAATTTTATATACTTTTATAGTTTTATGCTGctattttgtctttattttcGGTATATAGCAGTTGGAGGCCTTTGTGCGGTAAAACGatgaaaaacaacaaaaacaaatggaaaattTGAAGTTCTGACTGTCGTGACGGGCGTCATGGACACCGAGGTGTTAACCGTCAGCTAGTAAAGCTAACAGATCAAGGAAGGCAAGAAAAATAACTATGTTGGGAAGACCATCAGCCCAACTGACGCTCGTCATGGCCCATGATGGAAAGAGTCATGACAGGCAGACCGTCAGCCTTGCTGACACCCGTCATGACGTCGTCATCTTGATATTTTGCACCaaattcttcattttcttccACCACTTCCCAATTTTTCTGCCACTCATTTTGCACTTTTCAAGTAGTTTTCCTACGAGATTTAGCCTATAAATAGGTCCTTAGAACTCAATTTTAAACATCAAAGCTTTGTCATAGCCAGAAATTTACTTGTAAAGCATTTACATCTTGCATTGAGGTGTTCTTGCAACCATAGTTTTAGGTTTTTGGAGATTTATTTTTTGCAAAGTGTAGCTGCTACTTTTCATTGTTATTGTTATTGAATTCATTTGTTGCTATTAATTTTGCTACTGCTATCTGTACCGGAATAAAAGTCTTTGATTGGAGTCGTTTATTTTATTCAAGTTAATTGCTTCTAGTTTCCATATTTTTTCTTCCATATTACTTTACTTGTAAACATCAAAGCTTTGTCATAGCCAGAAATTACTTGTAAAGCACTTACATCTTGCATTGAGGTGCTCTTTCAACCATAGTTTTCAGTTTTTAAAGATTTATTTTCTGCGAAGTGTAGCTGCTACTTTTCATTGTTATTGTTATTGAATTCATTTGTTGCTATTAATTTTACTACTGCTATCTGTACCGGAATAAAAGTCTTTGATTGGAGTCGTTTATTTTATTCAAGTTAATTGCTTCTAGGTTTCATATTTTTTCTTCCATATTACTTTACTTGTAAACATCGAAGCTTTGTCATAGTCAGAAATTACTTGTAAAGCACTTATATCTTGCATTTAGGTGTTCTTGCAACCATAGTTTTAGGTTTTTGAAGATTTATTTTCTGGGAAGTGTAGCTGCTACTTTTCATTGTTATTGTTATTGAATTCATTTGTTGCTATTAATTTTGCTACTGCTATCTGTACCAAAATAAAAGTTTTTGATTGAAGTAGTTtattttattcaaattaattGCTTCTAGGTTCCATATTTTTTCTTCCATATTACTTTACTGCTTTTTATATGCTTTATTTAATGTCTACTATTTTCAACGTGAACAAGATAGATACATGCTTTATTTTTACCGTTTTAAAAATGTCAGCTTAAATCAGTTGAGTTCGGAATGTGAGGACCGCCGTACCGACAATACTCTAATATGTCGTATAAATAATAATTCTAACTAGGAATATTTTTAAGtctgatttttttttttgatattaATGTTAAAAGTTTAATGAGAAAGTAGAAATAAGGCGACATTGATCTCATATCTAAAGAGTGAAACCTGTATATAACTGTAGAAAATtcaaaatttgattttaaaataCAGCAAAAACGTTTTTCTAATTAATTTAGGAAAATTTGATTTTCAAAAAAGGTGATTTTCAAAAAAGGTGATTTTAAGCTTATAAGTGGACACACGAAAGCAGACGTTTGTACATTTAAAGTCTGGTACCGGTCACGCGAAAGTAGACGGTACCTTCAAATTACTTTtctattaaaaataaatttttaaagTAAGAATTTATTATTTTCCAAACGAGATTTTAAACTATAACATATACACGCAAAAGCAAACAATTAGATTACAAAGTCAAAATCCGGTGTCGATCACGCGAAAGTGGACAATATCTTTAACTTAATCTTATTTCTACAAGAAAACATTTCCTCATTATAATTATGAAATACGATTTAAGGAATACCGACAGTCGACGAAAATCTCGTTCCGGTCTCTAGTtattataaatttattttaaaaaaaactttATTTTTAAAATACGCAAACAAACCCAATTGCACCGCCGCCTAAGATAAACAAAATAATAATGGATAACGGTACTTGTTAGTCAGTCCTGGTGGGATTCGACATCTCTTATACTAAAATCGACAAAGTCACGCACTTGTGGCCACACCAATGACCCCTCGCAGCACTGGAAGAGGGAAAAAAAGGTTTGAATTTGTGCATTGTTAGGGGTCAACCCCATGCGTAAAACAATAGCGCCAATTTAATTTTATTTGAGAAAACAAATGACAAGGAGTAGTTATCCCTTTAAAGATAAGGATGTGACTTGTATGATATATACAACATTTGCGACGGATGGCCACCCAACAAATTGTTATTTGTTGCGTCTGTGAGGGGTAACCTCCAACATCTTTGTGTGGGGTTAAACCATGGCTGACATGTGCAACGTTTGCAAAGGGGTGAACCCAAACATAATATTATTTGTTGCATTTGTGAAGGGTAACCTCAGCAACATTAACATTGTGAAGGGTTTAAACCCCTGACTGACATCTGCAGCGTTTGTTAGAGGTGACCCCTAACAAAATATTATATAAAGCACGCTCAATCTTTGCTCCACTAATTTAACCAtgtttcctttttttttcttccGGTTCTTTCTTACTTCTAAATCTTCTCATTCTCTCTTTTTTCTCATATCTCCATTCTAGTAGGcttttttaatatattttttttccATATTTGTTATTGATGCAAAAATGTGATTTAAAGTTTAAATGTTCAAGTTTGTGGATCTAATATTAAGGTACCatttttttctcccttttttTAGTTTATTTCATGAATTATTAGCATATTAGTATTAGTTTTAAAAAGAAATATTTTTGAATGATGTTAGTATGTGGATTTTATGCTAAATATTTTCAGATAAAAATATTGTTAGGATAATGTTAGTTTATGGACTTTTACGTTAGTTTATAAACGATctttaaaatatgttttaaaatTATAGTGTAAATTAATAACAGAAATTATATAAACAGTATATATTTACAGTtttttcaaaaatagttttttttttataaataaaaagtATAGAATATATCATGTActaatatatatttatatattatgtagattaatattaaaataatagtatatactatatttatttatatattattataGTTTAAATTTTAATATATGATTCGGGACGACTATAATGGTCATTACCGACTATTCAGAAGGAGTTATAATTCATCTAAAATATTCACAGTGTAGAAGTGTCACCTTATCGAAGGACAATATAATTTTACAAATTTCAAAACTTTTTAAATAAATAATCTCTTCAAATCCCAATGCAATACACCCCTACATTACATGTTCAAAGTGAGacataaatattttatttaagaGTTAGgtaattttttataaaattaaaatattgattttttCAATATTGTAGCTAGAACCATTAACTTATGCCCTTTATTAAAGAAGTTGAATGACCCATATTTTCAATCATTTCCTAGAATACATAAGTTACTTCTGATATGTTTTTTTTACTGCACATACATCAATTTGGTACTCAAATTCGGAAAAATCAGAATTCTATAGACTTATATTCTTAGTACAAAATTCAACATGGATTGCTTTATAGTACAACTCCCTATAATATTCTAATTTTCATTCAAGCGTAGCTACTATACCAAATATCCTTCTAATTTTAATGTTACACGTCACTGAAAAATTCATTATCAATACCAGATTTTTCAGATAACAAACACCAACTAAAATCTAAAAATAGGATGTAACAAAAAAATATTCCTTCTAATCTATTATTTATGATAATACTCTCTAGTCAAGAAATTGATGTATGTGGTTTATATATCAACTTATCAACtactactttatttatttatattttattctAGAAGAGTAATAATCTGAAATTAGGAGTCAACTATTGATGAATCTTATACCACTATTAAATTCAAATTAATCCATTGGAGTTGTATATGAAGACCGAAAGCTTAACCGTTTCAAAACTCTGAATGCTATAAAAACACTgtcattgcttcacttttctcaCAAACAATTCCAAAACAAACATGGGATTCTCCGAAACTTCTTTGTCTCTTTTCTTGttcttcattttattttcttcatcTTATGCAACTTCTCGCATCACACATCAACAACGATTTCCATCAACAACAAAGTTTTCACCAAATCAACGAGCTGAAAAACTTATAAAAAGCTTTAACTTATTCCCAAAGGAACCAGTTAATATAATACATGGTGATTATTCTTTTGTTGATCATTTTGTCCCCGGAAAAATCGTAGAGAAGAAGTTCTCGTTTTTTGGTGATTCTGATGAACCTTCTGTTGATGATCTCGGTCACCATGCCGGATATTATTCCCTTTCCAAATCTGCAAGGTAACTAAACTGATAACCTTCTCATATTTGTGTAGATACCATATATTTTTAATGTTATTTACAAACATAGTACAATTGCTTCTCTAATGTATTCTGTTGTTATTAAGTTTGTATACTGTTCTATCTTAAGAATAAAAGGATAATTTGAATTATCTTGAAGTCATTGGATGTAAACAGtttgaatattattttaaatGGTTGATAAAATGAAATGTCATGTGATGGTGAGTTAAACAAGTTTGCAACAAAAAGCATTGTTTATGTTGATGAGATCCAGGTCAAAAGGTTGTTGTATCTATTTATTTTCTTAGTGATATTTTCAATGTGCATCACTACAGTAACAGATCTTAAGGAACCAAGCATTGACATTCTCTTAATACGTCATGCACATATAATCATTATATCATGAAAGCATGTGctcattttttttttgtttattgTATTTCAGGATGTTCTATTTTTTCTTTGAATCAAGAAATGGTACTAAGGATGCACCAGTTGTGATATGGTTGACAGGAGGACCAGGTTGTAGCAGTGAACTAGCTTTGTTTTATGAGAATGGACCTTTTAAAATTAACAATGATTTGTCTCTTTCCTGGAATGACTATGGTTGGGACAAGGTAATAATATAGTAACATTTATACATAAGAGTCATACCAAAGACATTGGTTAACTAGTAGAATCAAGTTGTTACACCAAATGTGTTTTCTTATTTGACTAATGTTTTTCTTTTTCATATTGTAGGGATCAAATATTATTTTTGTTGACCAACCCATTGGGACAGGTTTCAGCTACAGTTCTAATGATAATGATATTCCTCATGATGAAACTGGAGTTAGTAATGATTTGTATGATTTCTTGCAGGTATATACAATATCATTTTCACAATTATAGAAATTCAGAATATCTATAATATAAGTATTTTTTTCATATAATTACTGCAGGAGTTTTTCAAGCAGCACCCTGAGTATGTTAAGAATGACTTTTATATTACTGGCGAATCTTACGCGGGGCACTATGTTCCGGCACTCGCATCCCGGGTTCACCGAGGAAACAAAGACAACAAAGGGATTATTATAAACCTCAAGGTCTTACAATATTCTATTCATATTATGAATTCATGATCTCGATTTTTTCTTCATGTTTTGATACATGTATAATAATAGGGATTTGCTATTGGTAATGGCTTAACCAACCCTGGAATTCAGTACCCAGCATACACTCAGTTTGCATTTGATAACAAATTGATTACAAAAGAAGATCAAACTGATATAAACTCGCTGATTCCATCGTGTTTGGATGCCACCAAAACTTGTGGTACAAAACTCTTATTACATTTATATCATCTTTCTTTGACTTATATTTCTTTATATTTAGTTGCATAAGAAAGTTATTACAACTTTCTATGTGTTTGATTTGTCAGAGAGTGAAGGTGGAGAAAGTTGCTTAACGGCCTTAAATCAATGCGAACAGATAACAAGTAACATCTTGACCATTGCTGGCAACATTAATGTAAGTAAACAAAACTTattgttttaaatatttttttctaTGTTAATTTAATTAAAATCTTGTAAATCGCAGTACTATGACATCAGAAAGACATGCGACGGACCATTGTGTTACGACTTTTCAAATCTAGAGACTCTTTTAAACAAGAAGACAGTTAGGGATGCTTTAGGTGTTGGAAATATAGAGTTTGTTTCATGCAGCAAAGTAGTATACAATGCTATGCTGCAAGATTGGATGAGAAACCTTGAAGTGGATATTCCTTCACTTCTTGAAGATGGAATCAAGGTTCTTATATATGCCGGAGAATTCGATTTTATTTGCAATTGGCTTGGTGAGTGATATATCATAGAATTATAGGACATTTTATGCCACACATTGTTATGCTAATTTGCTATGATATGACAGGGAATTCACAATGGGTTCATAGCATGAAGTGGTCAGGTCAAAAACAGTTTGTGGCATCCAAAACAGTTCAGTTTTTGGTTGATGGTAGACAAGCAGGATTATTGAATAGCTATGGACCTCTCTCTTTTCTAAAGGTTAGTTTATAGTTTGTATTTTTACTTGGTTTTGACATTGTTGATGTCATTTTTGGTTAGTTATATTTATGTGTTGTGTAATAGGTGAATGGTGCTGGACATTTGGTTCCTATGGATCAGCCAAAAGCTGCACTTCAGATGTTGGTTAACTGGATAGAAGGGAAACTTGTTTAACTTAATTGATACAAGCATGTCAAGATTAAAATCAAAACATCTTTAGACATAGATAGTGATCAAACCGTTGTTGTGTACATGACTTTATCTATAATATATTTGGAGGGTGAAGTTTTATATTTTGGAAGTATGTTGAGAAAATCGTTTCTTTTATCTAATTATTCTCTACCTTTATAACTCTCATGATGGTTCTGCTATGACATGTTTGGCGTGAAAAGAAAACATCTTTAATGCCTATCCTCAAGAAATGatatatattttaaaattgaAAGGTTTAGTTATACTAAAAAAAGAATTTATGCCTGAGGAGAAAGAACAATAACAACTAAATTAAATAGTTTCAGCAAAAATAACATTCTATCCAATAAGACATCAATTCAATTTTGTAGAAGAAGATAAAATAAAGACAATAAACAGAGTAATTTATTTATCTAGTTCAATCAAATTTTTGACAGAAAAATTCTCAGATTCATTATATTTTCGAGAATTGTTACAAAATAATATAAATGAATTATAAGGAAAGTCATTAAAGTTCTGAAGAACAAATTTTATGTTATATCCAAGTGTATTTCAATCTCTCAAATTCTCTAAATATTAATCACATATGTCCAAGGTGTTTAGAAGTATTTCTCAACCCCTTTAATATCTTCAAGGGTTTCACAAATTTCAAAAACACACTCTTAAAATTTTATCCTTTCCTCTCTAAGATTACCATTAGGATTCTTAAACCATTCTCATGTCTTCAGCTCTAAAGCTCTAAAGTTCTGAAGGTTGTAATTACAAGAATACAATGTATACATATTTTTAACGATTGAAACTCAACATATTCATAACAAGGCAAAAACACAATCCATCAACGAACGAATCCACAGACCGTAACGAAGAAGTCTACAACACACAAACTGAGAAAACCGAACAAGACGATCGAAAACCCAAACCGCTTGGCCGCCTAACACCATCGATTTCTAATTTTCAACGATCTTCTCCCACTGTCGTCAGCTACCTCTGCCTAACCGCCTAAACTGTGGTTCTAGCTCCTTTTTACAGCTTTTTGATTTTTGCATTCTCGAAATATATTTTTTTCTCTTCATCACTAAAAGTTTTAATGCatatttcaaaaattaaaataatcGTAAAGTAAAAAATTCATTCTACAAGATTAAATTGGTTCTTTTGAAAGCTTATCTCTTGGTAAAAGTTTGGTTTCACACCGATCATAAAGGTTCTCGACTGACCACACAGAAGGAGAGACAATTTGTCTAGAACCTTCTCAACACATGAGAGTTATCCTGCCGATGAATTAGGGTGATCCAAGTCTCAGATACATCCAACGGTTCTCCGTATGACACACCTCACAAATAACAACTTATTTAAACTGCTCCATGATAAATAGGAAAGACGTCACTTTCAGGTACACAATTTCAAATTCGATTTGAATTCACTCATCTCATTCACATACTGACTTGAGTGTTAAAGTGTTAACTTTGTCATCAGCCTCTTCACCACCGCATTAGAAGCTCATATCCATCGTAATCCTTCGTAATCATCGATTCTTACTCCATTTCTAGTTCCGTAATGGAACAATGGCGCCGTATGTGGAAAATGACTTTTGATTCCCATATTTCCAATAACTTCAGTTCGCTATTTGATTCATCGAGTCGTAACCTTCTCAATTTATCGGATTGAGAGTTCTTGAGACCAAACATAAGGATACACTGGGTTCAACTTAATCAACTAGGGTATCAACTTCAATTTTCTGAATCTCCAGGTCTTGACCTCCAAAATTCACAACAATGATTGTGTAAGACTACTCGTTCCACCGTAGCACGCGAAGCCGCTGCCGCCGACATTGCTGCTCATGTAGTGATCAACCAACCACCTTCTCCGCAAGGTGTTGCTATTTAAGTAGAGGAGACTCCATTGCATACAGATCTACTCCAAACTCCTCGGATCTTTGGATCTATTCTAGTGTATCCGATCACAACTCTGATACCACCTCCAATTTCACAAATTAGATGTATTTCTTAATTTCCAACCGTTATGAGTCAACCTCAAGATATAAGGCACAAACGACTTCTTGAATAATATGTACAACACAGTTGCACCCAAATTTTATTTGTGTATAtctttatttttaaaaaaaatataaatgttatgtttaattttattgcattttattCCTTTAGATAAATTCTAAAACAATAAGTTGTTTTAATTTGATCTTCATTTTACATCACAAAAATCTAAAACAAATCATTTACTAtagaaaaaattgaaaataatcCTCTCCTTGCATAGTCAAAATAACGCTCATCTTTTAGTTCTTTCCAAAAACTGTATCACCATCCTTTGACAAAATAATGTTCAATCAAACAAATTAACTGCAGTAATCATACACTTTTGTGGTCATCGATAACATTACATAATTTTACTTTATTGACTCTTCATTTGTTTCCATCTTTGTGTAACACAAAGACATATTTGTAAGGAATAAATTATGGGTAAGTTTGTTTTGGCGTTTTatcaaaatgatttttataatGTAATATATTTTGATgtaaatatattttataaataaatttttcataaaagttttaaataaaaatttggtttgaataattatttttaaaatattattttaagtatttcatcattttatcgaaaaaaattttggatatcaaaaattttaaa from Lathyrus oleraceus cultivar Zhongwan6 chromosome 7, CAAS_Psat_ZW6_1.0, whole genome shotgun sequence encodes the following:
- the LOC127107461 gene encoding serine carboxypeptidase-like yields the protein MGFSETSLSLFLFFILFSSSYATSRITHQQRFPSTTKFSPNQRAEKLIKSFNLFPKEPVNIIHGDYSFVDHFVPGKIVEKKFSFFGDSDEPSVDDLGHHAGYYSLSKSARMFYFFFESRNGTKDAPVVIWLTGGPGCSSELALFYENGPFKINNDLSLSWNDYGWDKGSNIIFVDQPIGTGFSYSSNDNDIPHDETGVSNDLYDFLQEFFKQHPEYVKNDFYITGESYAGHYVPALASRVHRGNKDNKGIIINLKGFAIGNGLTNPGIQYPAYTQFAFDNKLITKEDQTDINSLIPSCLDATKTCESEGGESCLTALNQCEQITSNILTIAGNINYYDIRKTCDGPLCYDFSNLETLLNKKTVRDALGVGNIEFVSCSKVVYNAMLQDWMRNLEVDIPSLLEDGIKVLIYAGEFDFICNWLGNSQWVHSMKWSGQKQFVASKTVQFLVDGRQAGLLNSYGPLSFLKVNGAGHLVPMDQPKAALQMLVNWIEGKLV